A window of Polyangia bacterium contains these coding sequences:
- a CDS encoding TonB family protein, translating into MGSTSPHHTNRRQPPRRIGFWLIVAALVHAELVLLGGLGLYILGPRNADIQKQIAERSNDGPSIDVGMVDDEAARQIIADLERQDEQRKAEEVKKEIDSIKAPGQVVDIPVPRQEKRPDEARFASEHDSTVVKERKKFGKFDEKAQQGDATGEPRPQRLPATPSSQPPDGRLAMREPTLGRALRPPGPLAPAIKGQQPGSRYGAAPDSTASPSEDALPQLGGDTPPRRATGGGAQSGATPSLMPTEEQLARAIGGGTQDLLKDIDDGDETALNSKKWRFASFFNRVKKQVAEHWHPEEVYRRRDPTGAVYGHQNRYTLVRVQIRPDGTLANVSLEQPSGLEFLDDEAIEAFRQAQPFPNPPRQLIERSGLINFGLGFLLDLNGATKMRWFRYND; encoded by the coding sequence GTGGGTAGCACCAGTCCCCATCACACGAACAGACGGCAGCCACCCCGGCGCATCGGCTTTTGGCTGATCGTCGCGGCCTTGGTCCATGCCGAGTTGGTCCTGCTGGGCGGTCTTGGCTTGTACATCCTGGGCCCGCGGAACGCCGACATTCAAAAGCAGATCGCCGAGCGATCGAACGATGGGCCATCCATCGACGTCGGCATGGTGGACGACGAAGCCGCGCGCCAGATCATCGCCGACCTTGAACGCCAGGACGAGCAGCGCAAGGCCGAAGAGGTGAAGAAAGAGATCGATTCGATCAAGGCGCCTGGTCAGGTGGTCGACATCCCCGTCCCGCGCCAAGAAAAACGACCTGACGAAGCGCGCTTTGCTTCCGAGCACGACAGCACGGTGGTCAAGGAGAGGAAGAAGTTCGGCAAATTCGACGAGAAGGCGCAGCAGGGCGACGCCACCGGCGAGCCGCGGCCGCAGCGGCTGCCCGCCACGCCGTCGTCGCAGCCGCCAGACGGACGACTGGCCATGCGTGAACCGACGCTGGGTCGGGCGCTGCGACCGCCTGGGCCGCTGGCGCCGGCGATCAAAGGCCAGCAGCCCGGCAGTCGATACGGGGCGGCGCCAGATTCGACGGCGTCGCCTTCCGAGGACGCGCTGCCACAGCTGGGTGGCGACACGCCGCCGCGGCGGGCGACCGGGGGCGGCGCGCAATCGGGCGCCACGCCGTCGCTGATGCCCACCGAAGAGCAGCTGGCCCGGGCCATCGGCGGCGGCACGCAGGATCTGCTGAAGGACATCGACGATGGCGACGAGACCGCCCTGAACTCGAAGAAGTGGCGTTTCGCTTCGTTCTTCAACCGGGTGAAGAAACAGGTCGCCGAGCATTGGCACCCCGAGGAGGTTTATCGTCGTCGGGATCCCACCGGCGCGGTTTATGGCCATCAAAATCGCTACACGCTGGTGCGCGTGCAAATTCGCCCGGACGGCACGCTGGCCAATGTCTCACTGGAACAGCCGAGCGGTTTGGAGTTCCTGGATGACGAGGCGATCGAAGCGTTTCGGCAAGCCCAGCCATTCCCGAATCCACCGCGCCAGTTGATTGAACGGTCGGGGCTGATCAATTTCGGCCTGGGATTTCTGCTGGATCTGAACGGCGCCACCAAGATGCGCTGGTTCCGCTACAACGACTGA
- a CDS encoding TonB family protein has translation MGSALAHILLLAGLAHRTRASASALDGVSSLATAAAEMAAEPVLIDVAMIDSPSAASIVRAQEPVPRLWDATQADRDHDVPLTIAPRVAAEPLPAKPSADRGLAGGHTPSAAWRRDQTALQARVTDGATVAQPSRQRTAAQASSPQAIRRERLVGIGDAARSRTPARLPASAQYAAPDQGTEEKGAGTTEGTRAGVTTAVDVPRVAEAVVADRGQGPLDAEQGKRTFDDEQRGPAADDRAMRLASTERQPGIADFSHPAATAKIDTTNGQGPGLDPGAGARPSAGAAPSETGATAIDQRGPAVSERTRDRRYDRYIQEIVGRVNRERVFPKALALRLEQGETIVFFTLRADGKISDGVRVVKSSGFDEFDSEAVRAVLRAAPFPPMPDPATARPIPMSMRVGFDNPVVR, from the coding sequence TTGGGGTCTGCGCTGGCGCACATACTGTTGCTGGCGGGACTGGCGCACCGTACCCGGGCCAGCGCCAGTGCGCTGGACGGCGTCTCGAGCCTGGCCACTGCCGCCGCCGAAATGGCGGCCGAGCCGGTGCTGATCGACGTGGCGATGATCGACAGCCCGTCGGCGGCGTCAATCGTGCGGGCGCAAGAACCGGTGCCCCGGTTGTGGGACGCGACGCAAGCCGACCGCGACCATGACGTCCCGTTGACCATCGCCCCGCGCGTCGCCGCCGAGCCACTGCCGGCGAAGCCATCTGCCGATCGCGGTCTCGCCGGCGGCCACACACCTTCGGCCGCCTGGCGTCGCGATCAGACCGCGTTGCAAGCGCGGGTCACCGACGGCGCCACCGTCGCGCAACCGTCGCGCCAACGCACCGCCGCCCAGGCTTCCTCGCCGCAAGCGATCCGGCGCGAACGCCTGGTCGGCATAGGGGACGCCGCGCGCTCGCGCACGCCGGCGCGGCTGCCGGCCTCGGCGCAGTACGCCGCCCCCGATCAAGGCACCGAAGAAAAAGGCGCCGGCACCACCGAGGGCACGCGCGCCGGCGTCACCACCGCGGTCGACGTGCCGCGCGTCGCCGAAGCGGTGGTCGCCGATCGCGGCCAGGGTCCGCTGGACGCCGAGCAAGGCAAGCGGACATTCGACGACGAACAACGTGGTCCGGCCGCAGACGATCGCGCGATGCGCCTGGCATCGACCGAACGCCAGCCCGGGATCGCCGATTTTTCGCATCCAGCAGCCACTGCCAAGATCGATACCACCAACGGGCAAGGCCCGGGGCTTGATCCAGGTGCGGGGGCGAGGCCGTCTGCCGGAGCGGCGCCCAGCGAAACCGGTGCGACCGCCATCGACCAACGTGGACCGGCGGTCAGCGAGCGGACGCGCGATCGCCGCTACGATCGCTACATTCAGGAGATCGTCGGTCGGGTCAACCGTGAGCGCGTCTTTCCCAAGGCCCTGGCCTTGCGGCTGGAACAAGGCGAGACCATCGTTTTCTTCACCTTGCGCGCGGACGGAAAAATCAGCGACGGGGTGCGGGTGGTGAAATCATCCGGCTTCGACGAATTCGACAGCGAAGCGGTGCGGGCCGTCTTGCGCGCAGCGCCATTTCCGCCCATGCCCGATCCAGCCACCGCGCGGCCGATTCCGATGTCGATGCGGGTGGGATTCGACAACCCGGTGGTGCGATGA